Proteins encoded in a region of the Flammeovirga yaeyamensis genome:
- a CDS encoding helix-turn-helix domain-containing protein, with the protein MVESGTSILFEDFLEKYSLIDCDKEEFGLKILKATSKSSNRNGNYLRISFAHLVVHHFTWELQEPMVIDLSCAENGIFFHTGNGHIILNKEKLSSQMAQLFTKSDLEITLLPNQNQFTFIEFQQDYFDQRLLHPSLKQMVLDLFDQKSTPFKIKKNISLLLDDITTNQKRGLCQLMYLNGKIFEILSEISDQFTHYESDAQQQFEPQMAKVKQLIDENLHIQYSINDLAKSVGINTSYLKKYFKEIYEETIFEYSTRKRMEYAKNLLSTTNLSISIISEKVGYQHSAHFSYAFKKNMDMTPNQFRKKMI; encoded by the coding sequence ATGGTAGAAAGTGGAACTTCTATCCTCTTTGAAGATTTTCTAGAAAAGTACTCTCTAATTGATTGCGACAAAGAAGAGTTTGGATTAAAAATATTAAAAGCTACAAGCAAAAGTTCAAATAGAAATGGGAACTATTTAAGAATATCTTTTGCACATTTGGTGGTACATCATTTCACATGGGAATTACAAGAACCTATGGTGATCGATTTGTCATGTGCAGAAAATGGAATATTTTTCCATACGGGAAACGGACATATAATTCTAAATAAAGAAAAGTTGAGTAGTCAGATGGCACAACTATTTACTAAATCAGACCTTGAAATCACTTTACTACCCAATCAAAATCAGTTTACTTTTATAGAATTCCAGCAAGATTATTTCGATCAGCGTTTACTTCATCCTTCCCTAAAACAAATGGTGTTGGATTTGTTCGATCAGAAATCAACTCCATTTAAGATCAAAAAGAATATTTCTCTATTGTTGGATGATATTACTACCAATCAAAAAAGAGGATTATGTCAGTTGATGTATCTAAACGGTAAAATCTTTGAAATTCTATCTGAAATATCCGATCAGTTTACCCATTATGAAAGTGATGCTCAACAACAGTTTGAACCTCAAATGGCAAAAGTCAAACAGCTAATTGATGAGAACCTTCATATTCAATATTCGATAAACGATTTGGCGAAATCTGTGGGAATAAACACTTCTTATTTAAAGAAGTATTTCAAAGAAATTTACGAAGAAACCATTTTCGAGTACTCCACTCGTAAGCGTATGGAATATGCTAAAAACTTACTTTCAACGACCAATTTGAGTATTTCTATTATCTCTGAAAAAGTAGGGTATCAGCATTCAGCACATTTTTCTTATGCCTTTAAGAAGAATATGGATATGACGCCGAATCAGTTTAGGAAAAAAATGATTTAA
- a CDS encoding heparan-alpha-glucosaminide N-acetyltransferase domain-containing protein has product MKTRLQSLDFVRGMSVLMLIPLHCMMMYATGETWRHSELGQFVQLLEKGTPVFLVVMGVSFVFSKRQSPQDLTIRAFKVLGIGYFLNFMKFDIPLLLGFFPENLIKANQLDSSLFTENLIHFFLLGDILQLAGFSLLFMALFYKPFKSKWNVLIASLIIIVLSKEVSGYRIGLPIVDYFLDILWGDQYNVYFPMFPWMAFILMGRFVGMIFKEKNNVAEFQKQLLKYALSLLSLGGLLCFIDYDYHFGDYYHIGAGGTLMLVGFNLIVLYMGQIIAQFLPKGKFLDLINYASKNVTKFYVLQWILIDWGMMFFGFAQLTQLTILLLIIAYIPTTFLLLYLFNKIVFKIKDFVFTSDNSADEYSSLNQNLQ; this is encoded by the coding sequence ATGAAAACAAGATTACAATCTTTAGATTTTGTAAGGGGAATGAGTGTGCTTATGCTCATTCCTCTACATTGTATGATGATGTATGCCACTGGGGAAACTTGGAGGCATAGCGAATTAGGTCAATTTGTACAGCTATTGGAAAAAGGAACGCCAGTTTTCTTGGTAGTGATGGGAGTTTCTTTTGTCTTTTCGAAACGACAATCTCCTCAAGATTTAACCATAAGAGCATTTAAAGTGTTGGGTATTGGCTATTTTCTTAACTTCATGAAATTTGATATTCCACTCTTATTAGGTTTTTTTCCAGAGAATTTGATCAAAGCAAATCAATTGGATAGTAGCTTATTTACCGAAAACCTCATTCACTTTTTCTTATTGGGAGATATTCTTCAACTCGCAGGCTTTTCGTTATTATTTATGGCTTTATTCTATAAGCCTTTTAAAAGCAAGTGGAATGTTCTCATCGCTTCTTTAATCATTATTGTGTTATCAAAAGAAGTAAGCGGTTACCGAATAGGATTACCAATAGTTGATTATTTCCTAGACATTCTGTGGGGTGATCAGTACAATGTTTATTTCCCAATGTTTCCTTGGATGGCCTTCATCTTAATGGGACGATTTGTCGGGATGATATTCAAAGAAAAAAACAATGTAGCAGAGTTTCAGAAGCAACTATTAAAGTATGCTTTATCTCTATTATCGTTGGGAGGGTTACTCTGTTTTATCGATTATGATTACCACTTCGGAGATTATTACCACATAGGCGCTGGTGGCACTTTGATGTTGGTGGGATTTAATTTAATCGTCTTGTATATGGGACAAATAATCGCTCAATTTCTCCCCAAAGGAAAGTTCCTGGACTTAATCAATTACGCCAGTAAAAATGTAACCAAGTTCTACGTTCTACAATGGATTTTAATCGACTGGGGAATGATGTTTTTCGGTTTCGCACAACTCACACAGCTTACAATTTTACTGCTCATCATCGCTTACATACCGACAACATTTTTATTACTCTATCTCTTCAATAAAATAGTATTCAAAATTAAAGACTTCGTTTTCACATCAGATAATTCGGCTGATGAGTATTCTTCTTTGAATCAAAATTTACAATAA
- a CDS encoding IucA/IucC family protein — protein sequence MTATASNLNFFENVEESVWEKVNRLYIKKALSEFSHERLLEPLRIGFEEDLGIYQVFSDSSEFTYSFKAKEMRLDHWNISVPSIVKKRGEDELPLLLMEFILEFKTQLQIPETMLETYLEEIASTLYGATFKYSQNKATAQQLAEGDFQLIEKNMIEGHPCFLANSGRIGFDVEDYSHYAPEASSGFKMLWLAGHQSLTTFTAVKELSFEKVMHQEIGSVQYDAFRDQLKSKGLNPEDYFFFPMHPWQWENKLSIIFASDIADKKLILLGEGKDDYQPQQSIRTLFNTTSNDKFYVKTALSIQNMGFLRGLSPYYMKSTPEITTWISNFLKGDEYLKTKGFKMLGEVATLGYTNQYFEAFGSKSAYNKMCAVLWRESPVNMIKAHQTLSTMAGILHIDTEGNALIKSWMDTSGLSACEWVMSYLSAYLSPLLHCFYQHDLAFMPHGENLIMVLENSVPVSVFMKDITEEVVLYEEKDNLPDSVKRLVVKATDEVKSLTIFTDVFDCFFRFLAQILEEHCAFPEDAFWALVAQNIHQYQSEFPELEAKFKASNLFEEEFILSCLNRLQLQNNKQMVDLSDPVNSLQFIGKIKNPIHQFRSYKIPELTA from the coding sequence ATGACAGCAACAGCATCTAATCTCAACTTCTTCGAAAATGTTGAAGAAAGTGTATGGGAAAAAGTGAATAGACTATATATCAAAAAGGCTTTAAGCGAGTTTTCTCATGAGCGTTTACTAGAACCTTTACGTATTGGTTTCGAAGAAGATTTGGGTATTTATCAGGTTTTCTCAGATTCATCAGAATTTACGTACAGCTTCAAAGCCAAAGAAATGCGTTTGGACCATTGGAATATCAGTGTGCCTTCCATTGTAAAAAAGAGGGGAGAAGATGAACTTCCGTTATTATTGATGGAGTTTATTTTGGAGTTTAAGACACAACTTCAAATTCCAGAAACCATGCTCGAAACCTATTTAGAGGAAATTGCAAGTACGCTATACGGAGCCACTTTTAAATACAGTCAGAATAAAGCGACTGCACAACAATTGGCAGAAGGTGATTTCCAGTTGATAGAGAAAAACATGATTGAGGGGCACCCTTGTTTCTTGGCTAATAGCGGAAGGATAGGTTTTGATGTAGAAGATTACAGTCATTATGCACCAGAGGCATCAAGTGGATTTAAGATGTTATGGTTGGCGGGACATCAATCGTTAACCACATTTACAGCAGTGAAAGAATTGAGCTTTGAAAAAGTAATGCATCAAGAAATTGGTAGTGTTCAATATGATGCTTTCAGAGATCAGTTAAAATCTAAAGGACTTAATCCAGAAGATTACTTTTTCTTTCCTATGCATCCATGGCAATGGGAAAATAAATTATCTATCATCTTTGCCTCAGATATTGCAGATAAAAAGCTGATTTTATTGGGAGAGGGAAAGGACGATTATCAACCTCAACAATCGATTCGAACGCTTTTTAATACGACATCAAACGATAAATTTTATGTAAAAACGGCACTTTCGATTCAGAATATGGGATTCCTGAGAGGCTTATCACCTTACTATATGAAAAGCACTCCAGAGATTACGACATGGATATCCAATTTCCTTAAAGGCGACGAGTATCTAAAGACTAAGGGCTTCAAGATGCTGGGCGAGGTAGCTACTTTAGGATATACCAACCAATATTTTGAGGCCTTCGGAAGTAAAAGTGCTTACAATAAAATGTGTGCTGTACTCTGGAGGGAATCTCCAGTAAATATGATCAAGGCTCATCAAACCCTCTCGACCATGGCAGGTATTCTACATATTGATACCGAGGGAAACGCACTCATAAAATCTTGGATGGATACATCGGGATTATCGGCCTGCGAGTGGGTGATGAGCTACTTGAGCGCTTATTTATCTCCATTACTCCATTGTTTTTATCAACACGATTTGGCCTTTATGCCTCATGGAGAGAATTTGATAATGGTGTTAGAAAATAGTGTTCCCGTTAGTGTATTTATGAAAGACATTACAGAAGAAGTGGTGCTTTACGAAGAAAAAGATAACCTTCCTGATTCTGTAAAAAGATTAGTTGTTAAGGCTACTGATGAAGTCAAATCCCTCACCATTTTTACTGATGTATTCGATTGTTTCTTCCGCTTCTTAGCACAGATTTTAGAAGAACACTGTGCATTTCCAGAAGATGCTTTTTGGGCGTTGGTAGCACAAAATATCCATCAATATCAATCGGAATTTCCGGAGTTGGAAGCAAAGTTTAAAGCCTCCAATTTATTTGAGGAAGAGTTTATCCTTTCCTGTTTAAACCGACTTCAACTTCAAAATAACAAACAGATGGTCGATTTGAGTGATCCCGTAAATAGCTTACAGTTTATAGGGAAAATAAAGAATCCTATCCATCAGTTTAGATCATATAAAATACCAGAATTAACTGCTTAA
- a CDS encoding GNAT family N-acetyltransferase yields the protein MIVIETKVPIVEWEELASNYSKTIESYGTFRLRPFSFETDLEQLHEWVNLPYAKYWQLENSTLEVVRSTYQEIIDGGSTTVLMGEFNGKTVFLMELYYVPEDRVSEHFSPDINDYGFHILVGPSDNPVKGFTANIFSFIMEFMFSNKKVQRIVVEPDIENEKIHVLNKKAGFRYQNIINFPEKQAYLAFCTRNDFHLSEVYQLTN from the coding sequence ATGATCGTAATAGAAACCAAAGTTCCAATTGTTGAATGGGAAGAATTAGCCTCTAATTATAGTAAGACGATAGAAAGCTATGGGACCTTCCGTCTTCGTCCTTTTAGTTTTGAGACAGATTTAGAACAATTACATGAATGGGTGAACTTGCCCTATGCTAAATACTGGCAATTGGAAAATTCGACTTTAGAAGTAGTTCGAAGTACCTATCAAGAAATTATTGATGGAGGAAGTACTACCGTTTTAATGGGAGAGTTTAATGGAAAAACAGTCTTCTTGATGGAGTTATACTATGTTCCTGAGGACAGAGTAAGCGAGCATTTTTCGCCCGATATTAACGATTATGGCTTTCATATTTTAGTTGGTCCATCAGACAATCCCGTCAAAGGTTTTACAGCAAATATTTTCTCTTTTATCATGGAGTTTATGTTTTCTAATAAAAAGGTTCAACGTATAGTTGTTGAGCCAGATATTGAAAACGAAAAGATTCATGTTTTAAATAAAAAGGCAGGCTTTAGATATCAAAATATCATCAACTTCCCCGAAAAGCAAGCCTATTTGGCTTTTTGTACAAGAAATGATTTTCACCTTTCAGAGGTGTACCAACTCACAAATTAA
- a CDS encoding MFS transporter, with protein MKVKTLLILMTFVAVVSDTMLHPFYPQFFSQQFGIDTPEHTGYYLAGCCLTIMIAFPFWAWVHKKYQLFDILMITQLLAGILCCSIYWVQSIEFFWMLALSMIFFKGSYLLMYPFIMKIDKEENHTSSISILSVIVHFGAILGAFFGGSMLDWFEVKYVFFIMAMGDFVQLFVCFYLKRNPTTVEEKEVSEDTSEKLSTVQKWIKPHVLKVGGLTMILYFSTFLIRPFFVEYWESVSKYDSNILGGLMYSIPAFVGVIALIYNHTKGKNQQVYKLILPSIILGICGIALQGSGYVLSIVFGRILYGWAVFQIYVQFDVIAFKSSQPEEYASDYSKIHFLQNLGVLFSSLVSGFIVDHFSLEMPFGIAIAGFVIAAAIYMWAFKKEIISKNNQNKAAMPAAV; from the coding sequence ATGAAAGTAAAAACATTATTGATACTAATGACTTTCGTTGCGGTAGTGAGTGATACGATGCTTCATCCTTTCTATCCACAGTTTTTTAGTCAACAATTTGGGATTGATACTCCCGAACATACAGGCTATTACTTGGCAGGATGTTGCTTAACCATAATGATCGCTTTCCCATTTTGGGCATGGGTACACAAGAAATATCAGCTTTTTGATATCCTAATGATCACTCAATTGCTCGCCGGTATTTTGTGCTGTTCCATCTATTGGGTACAAAGCATAGAGTTCTTCTGGATGTTAGCATTATCCATGATTTTCTTTAAAGGTAGTTACTTACTGATGTATCCCTTTATTATGAAAATCGATAAAGAAGAGAATCATACATCTTCGATTAGTATCCTTTCGGTGATCGTACATTTTGGAGCTATTCTAGGGGCTTTTTTCGGTGGAAGTATGCTCGATTGGTTTGAGGTGAAATATGTATTTTTCATCATGGCTATGGGCGATTTTGTTCAGTTGTTCGTTTGCTTTTATCTGAAACGAAACCCTACAACAGTGGAAGAAAAAGAGGTTTCCGAAGATACTTCTGAAAAATTGAGTACTGTTCAAAAATGGATCAAGCCACACGTGTTGAAAGTCGGCGGATTAACCATGATTTTATACTTCAGTACCTTCCTTATTCGACCATTCTTTGTAGAATATTGGGAGAGTGTTTCTAAATACGATAGTAACATTTTAGGAGGGTTAATGTATTCTATACCCGCATTTGTGGGAGTGATTGCTCTAATTTATAATCACACAAAAGGAAAGAATCAACAAGTATATAAACTGATATTACCATCGATTATTTTGGGGATTTGTGGTATAGCACTACAAGGGAGTGGGTATGTATTATCCATTGTTTTTGGAAGAATACTTTACGGCTGGGCGGTCTTTCAAATCTACGTACAATTTGATGTGATTGCATTTAAAAGTAGTCAACCCGAAGAATATGCATCTGATTACAGTAAAATACATTTTCTCCAAAACCTGGGTGTACTCTTTTCTTCATTAGTATCAGGATTTATAGTAGATCATTTTTCATTAGAAATGCCTTTCGGGATTGCCATAGCAGGGTTTGTTATTGCTGCAGCAATTTATATGTGGGCTTTTAAGAAAGAAATTATTAGTAAGAATAATCAAAACAAGGCTGCAATGCCTGCTGCTGTATGA
- a CDS encoding lysine N(6)-hydroxylase/L-ornithine N(5)-oxygenase family protein: MSTQKIYDIIGVGIGPFNLGLACLTDPIEEIDALFLDKSDGFDWHPGMLLESTTLQIPFMADLVTLADPTSPFSFLNYVKKQGRMYSFYIKENFLVLRNEYNKYCQWVVEQLSTLQFSSEVTYIVFDEKTELYQVTKKNTSTQKIDTLLTKKLVFGTGTTPYIPSSALPIKDKVIHTANYIQSKERLQQSSSVTVLGSGQSAAEVFYDLLSEIDNFDYSLNWITRSSRFFPMEYGKLTLEMTSPEYVDYFFGLDKKKRTALLQDHKHLYKGINEDLINEIFDLIYAKKLMNKELNISLRTNSTLVNSAASGDKVKLAFRQEEEGKYYQHETDLVLAATGYKAQMPTFIHGIEHLLRIDHQGNFNANRNYTVDHVGNSIFVQNAELNTHGFVTPDLGMGAYRNSYIIREITGKEYYPIEEKIAFQKFSVSADEEIDQPNAILENALTEV, encoded by the coding sequence ATGAGTACTCAAAAAATATATGATATCATTGGTGTAGGTATTGGTCCTTTTAATTTAGGTTTAGCTTGTCTAACCGATCCAATAGAAGAAATCGATGCTTTGTTTTTAGATAAATCAGATGGTTTCGATTGGCATCCAGGAATGTTGTTGGAATCGACCACACTGCAAATTCCGTTTATGGCAGACTTGGTCACATTGGCGGATCCAACTAGTCCATTTTCATTTCTGAATTATGTCAAGAAACAAGGCAGAATGTATTCGTTTTACATCAAAGAGAATTTCTTGGTATTGAGGAATGAATATAATAAATATTGTCAGTGGGTGGTAGAACAACTCTCTACTTTACAGTTTTCGTCGGAAGTAACGTACATCGTTTTTGATGAAAAAACAGAGTTATATCAAGTCACGAAAAAGAATACGTCTACACAAAAAATTGACACCTTGTTGACTAAGAAATTGGTTTTCGGAACAGGAACTACCCCATATATTCCTTCTTCTGCTTTACCAATTAAAGACAAGGTCATCCATACTGCTAACTATATTCAGAGTAAAGAAAGACTTCAGCAAAGCTCTTCCGTTACTGTTCTTGGAAGTGGACAGAGTGCTGCTGAGGTTTTCTACGACTTACTTTCTGAGATCGATAACTTCGACTATAGTTTAAATTGGATCACGAGATCTTCGAGGTTTTTCCCAATGGAATACGGTAAGCTCACTTTGGAAATGACTTCCCCTGAATATGTCGATTACTTTTTCGGCTTAGACAAGAAGAAAAGAACGGCTTTACTGCAAGATCATAAACATCTCTACAAAGGCATTAATGAGGATTTAATCAATGAGATTTTTGATTTGATTTATGCCAAAAAACTAATGAATAAAGAGTTGAATATTTCCTTAAGAACCAATTCGACTTTAGTCAACTCAGCAGCATCAGGTGATAAGGTGAAATTGGCTTTTAGACAAGAAGAAGAGGGAAAATATTATCAGCATGAAACGGATCTTGTGTTGGCGGCTACAGGATACAAAGCACAAATGCCAACATTTATTCATGGCATAGAACATTTACTTAGAATAGATCATCAAGGTAATTTTAACGCTAATAGAAATTATACAGTAGACCATGTAGGGAATAGCATTTTTGTTCAGAATGCAGAGTTAAATACACATGGTTTTGTTACGCCAGATTTGGGAATGGGAGCATACCGAAATTCATACATCATAAGAGAAATAACAGGTAAAGAATACTATCCGATTGAGGAAAAGATTGCCTTCCAAAAATTCTCTGTTTCTGCAGATGAAGAGATCGATCAACCCAATGCTATTTTAGAAAATGCTTTAACTGAAGTCTAA
- a CDS encoding pyridoxal phosphate-dependent decarboxylase family protein, translating to MFNTATEQTQTVKLDLSFLFSQDPESRLRYIQDIGKATDRVLGFLKDRTKPFSGVQPNDLKPLFEKINLNDEPQPLEEVLDELKHLYLDHAVAFHLPKYIAHLNCPVVVPSLVGEQIIAAINSSLDTWDQSAGGTLIEQKLIDWTAKEIGFEKGDGVFTSGGTQSNLMAALLMRDAFTYKNLNHDIDIEGLPKEKLKIFCSEHSHFSTKKSAAILGLGQDAVISIPTDENFKMKVDELESAILQTLIRGEFPIGVVATAGTTDYGSIDPIHQIADIASRYQIWLHVDAAIGGGLLLSSEYKYMLDGINKADSVTVDYHKTFFQTVSCSAFVVNDPNVLSLISHHADYLNPKDQKKEGYPNQVDKSLQTTKRFDALKLWLTLRNMGKEQLGAYYDKTIELTKIAAKLIDEHASFKLMNPPNLNCLVFRFERDEIDDIHWNNLNKDIRKALFYNGEAMVAATKFKGNNYLKFTILNPSMTSKDFEEILSLLEGLGYELMNKLEYKIK from the coding sequence ATGTTTAATACTGCAACAGAACAAACACAAACTGTAAAACTAGACCTCTCATTTTTGTTCTCTCAAGATCCGGAAAGCCGATTACGGTACATCCAAGACATAGGGAAGGCAACAGATAGGGTTTTAGGTTTTCTAAAAGATAGAACAAAACCTTTTAGCGGAGTACAGCCGAACGATTTAAAACCGTTATTCGAAAAAATTAATCTGAATGATGAACCGCAGCCATTGGAAGAGGTATTGGATGAACTAAAACATCTGTATCTCGACCATGCGGTAGCATTTCATCTACCAAAATATATCGCACATCTAAATTGTCCCGTAGTTGTACCTTCTCTTGTAGGGGAACAGATTATTGCTGCGATAAACTCATCTCTAGATACTTGGGATCAAAGTGCAGGTGGGACATTAATTGAGCAAAAACTAATCGATTGGACGGCTAAAGAAATTGGTTTTGAAAAAGGTGATGGGGTTTTCACTAGTGGAGGAACGCAGTCAAATTTAATGGCCGCCTTGCTGATGAGAGACGCTTTCACCTATAAGAATCTAAATCACGATATAGATATTGAAGGCCTACCAAAAGAGAAACTGAAGATCTTCTGTTCTGAACATAGTCATTTTAGCACAAAAAAGAGTGCTGCTATTCTAGGTTTAGGACAAGATGCCGTTATCAGCATACCAACTGATGAAAATTTTAAGATGAAAGTAGATGAATTGGAGTCAGCAATACTTCAAACATTAATCCGTGGTGAATTTCCCATTGGAGTGGTGGCCACTGCCGGTACTACGGATTATGGAAGTATTGACCCCATTCATCAAATTGCTGACATCGCTTCGAGATATCAAATATGGCTACATGTTGATGCTGCAATTGGAGGAGGCCTTTTACTGTCTAGCGAATATAAATATATGTTAGATGGAATAAACAAAGCGGATTCTGTAACGGTAGATTATCATAAAACCTTCTTCCAAACAGTAAGCTGTAGTGCTTTTGTGGTTAACGACCCTAATGTTTTATCCTTAATCAGTCATCATGCGGATTACCTTAATCCTAAGGATCAGAAAAAGGAAGGGTACCCCAATCAAGTTGATAAATCCTTGCAAACCACCAAACGTTTCGATGCCTTAAAACTATGGCTGACACTTCGAAATATGGGCAAAGAGCAATTGGGTGCCTATTATGATAAAACGATTGAGTTGACCAAAATAGCGGCAAAATTAATAGATGAACATGCTTCATTTAAATTGATGAATCCACCTAACCTAAACTGTTTGGTCTTCCGTTTCGAAAGAGATGAAATTGATGATATCCATTGGAATAATCTAAATAAAGATATCAGAAAAGCACTTTTCTATAACGGAGAAGCAATGGTAGCCGCTACCAAGTTTAAAGGTAACAACTATTTAAAATTCACTATCCTAAATCCATCAATGACTTCTAAAGATTTCGAAGAAATACTTAGTCTTTTGGAAGGACTTGGATACGAATTGATGAATAAATTAGAATATAAAATTAAGTAG